The sequence GCTCTCGATGTACGGCCGCATCGCACGCAGGTAGCGGACCAGCAGCCCGTACGCCTCCGGGGCGCGCGGGTCGCAGTCGATGCCGCCCTTGGCACCGCCGAGGGGGACGTAGCGGCCCTCCGGGGCGTAGTGCAGGGCCTCCTTCATCGTCATGCCGCGGGCCAGTCCTGCGACCTCCTGGAGGGTGCACCCGGCCCGCATCCGCAGTCCGCCGCTGGCCACACCCCGCACCAGCCGGTCCACGACCAGGAAGCCCTGCCGACCCGTGACATGGTCGGTCCAGACGAGCGACATCAGGGGGGCGGTCATGGGATCTCCCGGGTACTTGTTACTGAACTGCGGGTCAGTATTCGAAAGTGGTGCGCAACCTGTCAACGTGCTGAACGGTCGTTCAGTAGCGTGGGTCGGTCGCCCGCCTGTGACGCACGCGGCACCGGCATGTCGGAGGGGCCGACCATAATGGAGGGCCTCTGCGACTCCACCTTGGAGGTACCGTGACCGGTCTGCGTTCCCTGAGCTCCGGGCTCCGCGCACTTCAGCCCGAAGCCTTCGGCGCGGAACCGAGCGGTGAGCGCCTCGCGCGCATCCGCCGTTCCCCCCATTTCAAGGACGGCGTCTTCCAGAACCCCGGCGGCGTCGCCCGCACCCGGCCCTCCGGCTCCATGCTGGACTTCGCCAAGGTGTTCTTCGACAAGGAGACGCGGCCCCTGCGCGCTCCCCGCGGCACTGTTCCGGTGCACGCCACCACCCTCGCCGACCTGGCCAAACCGCCGGCCACCGGACTGCGGGTGACCTGGATGGGCCACTCCAGCGTGCTCGCGGAGATCGACGGGCACCGGGTCCTGTTCGACCCCGTCTGGGGCGAGCGCTGCTCCCCCTTCCCGTTCGCCGGGCCCAAGCGGCTGCACCCGGTGCCGCTCCCGCTGGCCGCGCTCGGACCGGTCGACGTGGTGGTCATCTCGCACGACCACTACGACCACCTGGACCTGCCCTCGATCAAGGCGCTGGCCGGGACCGACACGGTGTTCGCCGTGCCGCTCGGCGTCGGAGCCCACCTCGAACACTGGGGCGTGTCCCCGGACCGGTTGCGCGAGCTCGACTGGCACGAGTCC is a genomic window of Streptomyces griseochromogenes containing:
- a CDS encoding MBL fold metallo-hydrolase — translated: MTGLRSLSSGLRALQPEAFGAEPSGERLARIRRSPHFKDGVFQNPGGVARTRPSGSMLDFAKVFFDKETRPLRAPRGTVPVHATTLADLAKPPATGLRVTWMGHSSVLAEIDGHRVLFDPVWGERCSPFPFAGPKRLHPVPLPLAALGPVDVVVISHDHYDHLDLPSIKALAGTDTVFAVPLGVGAHLEHWGVSPDRLRELDWHESTKIGGLTLTATPARHFCGRGLRNAQNTLWASWAVAGEEHRIYHSGDTGYFDGFKDIGAAHGPFDATMIQIGAYSDFWPDIHMTPEEGLRAHLDLQGGVPHGVLLPIHWGTFNLAPHAWAEPGEWTKEAAEGAAQAVALPRPGEPFEPAGKLPAEPWWRGVSEGVRPAWRAVGALAAEPGVRKGGHHKN